In the genome of Massilibacillus massiliensis, one region contains:
- a CDS encoding LptA/OstA family protein: protein MMHMKKFMLTMIACAMMTSAYAAGDKPVELYGDVIEYDSATGIMTATGSVKMMQENAVVTGVQAEYNSKTKVGKVTGGVHFVKEDIDMTSESVNSLDENHIVAIGNVVMKKGTSTLYGPQVDYFSDQEYAIINSNARIVDPDGTMTSDKLEMYMAENRAVGTGNVHIVSQTKNLDATGDTATYYSGQERRGKMVLSGNAVAIQDGNTLRGKTLTLYLADSKPAEEKQIVVQPE, encoded by the coding sequence ATGATGCATATGAAAAAATTTATGTTGACAATGATTGCTTGCGCTATGATGACAAGTGCGTATGCAGCAGGTGATAAACCAGTAGAGCTTTATGGCGATGTAATTGAATATGATTCGGCGACTGGTATCATGACAGCGACTGGCTCGGTAAAAATGATGCAGGAAAATGCTGTCGTAACAGGCGTGCAAGCTGAATATAATTCGAAGACCAAAGTAGGTAAAGTTACTGGCGGGGTGCATTTTGTAAAAGAGGATATTGATATGACTTCGGAAAGCGTAAATTCTCTTGATGAAAATCATATCGTTGCGATCGGGAATGTTGTGATGAAAAAAGGTACCAGTACTTTATATGGTCCGCAAGTAGACTATTTTAGCGATCAAGAGTATGCTATAATAAATTCTAATGCGCGTATTGTCGATCCTGACGGAACGATGACATCTGACAAACTTGAAATGTATATGGCAGAGAATCGTGCAGTTGGCACAGGAAATGTGCATATCGTGAGCCAAACGAAAAATTTAGATGCGACAGGCGATACCGCGACTTATTATAGCGGGCAAGAGCGAAGAGGTAAAATGGTGCTTTCGGGCAATGCTGTAGCTATACAGGATGGCAATACATTACGTGGTAAAACGCTCACGTTGTATTTAGCCGATAGCAAACCAGCGGAAGAAAAACAAATCGTTGTACAACCTGAATAA
- a CDS encoding DUF3084 domain-containing protein, which produces MYGIVLILILIVMGGVIAYIGDKLGTKVGKKKLSMFGLRPKHTSIIVTIITGILITSSTLGVLALTSKNVRTALFGMEKLNQQIQLTESNLKNVKLDLDKANIERAQTLEALKQAQEDYEIASNDLEKSQQQIAELENTKRQLEETKQELDARVASLSEEQKALESDVERLNVLTKKLNQGIQFVREGDIAYRAGEVILNGTIHADEIPDKTIESFIKILTEANQTVLERLGIKENIDVIWLSKDEFEQTVRQINQNDKEMIVRLVAAGNIIYGEPVRVNVELYPNKQVYKEGQIVFRETITVNAKERNAEDIVLSFLKKVNAAAIYKGMIPDPLQGTIGVMSGSQFYDIVNSLENVNGEIELIATAATDTNAAGPLRLNVRVRQP; this is translated from the coding sequence GTGTATGGTATTGTATTAATTCTTATATTGATTGTCATGGGTGGTGTGATTGCCTATATTGGTGATAAGTTGGGTACAAAAGTCGGTAAAAAGAAATTATCCATGTTTGGGCTCAGACCTAAGCACACCTCTATTATTGTAACGATTATCACCGGGATACTCATTACGTCCTCTACCCTTGGCGTACTTGCTTTAACCTCAAAAAATGTTCGTACAGCACTTTTTGGTATGGAAAAGCTAAATCAGCAAATTCAACTTACAGAATCCAATTTAAAAAATGTAAAGTTGGATCTTGATAAGGCAAATATAGAACGTGCACAGACCTTAGAAGCATTAAAACAAGCACAAGAAGACTATGAGATTGCCAGCAATGATTTGGAAAAATCTCAACAACAAATTGCTGAATTGGAGAATACGAAGAGGCAATTAGAAGAAACTAAGCAGGAATTAGATGCGCGTGTAGCGAGTTTAAGTGAAGAACAAAAGGCACTCGAAAGCGATGTCGAGCGGCTTAATGTTTTGACAAAAAAATTAAATCAAGGGATTCAATTCGTGCGTGAAGGCGACATTGCATATCGGGCTGGTGAAGTCATCTTAAATGGTACAATCCATGCAGATGAAATTCCCGATAAAACGATAGAAAGTTTCATTAAAATTTTAACTGAAGCAAATCAAACGGTTTTAGAACGTCTTGGAATTAAAGAAAATATAGACGTAATATGGCTTTCGAAAGATGAGTTTGAACAGACCGTTCGACAGATCAATCAAAATGATAAAGAAATGATCGTTCGTTTAGTTGCGGCCGGTAATATTATTTATGGTGAACCGGTGCGCGTAAATGTTGAACTTTATCCGAACAAACAAGTCTATAAAGAGGGACAGATTGTGTTCAGAGAAACAATTACAGTCAATGCAAAAGAACGCAATGCAGAAGATATTGTGCTATCTTTTCTTAAAAAGGTAAATGCAGCTGCAATTTATAAAGGCATGATTCCAGATCCGCTGCAGGGTACAATCGGTGTGATGAGTGGTTCTCAATTTTACGATATCGTTAATAGTCTGGAAAATGTAAACGGCGAAATTGAACTTATCGCTACTGCCGCAACGGATACAAATGCCGCAGGCCCGCTACGGCTGAATGTGCGAGTTCGACAACCTTAA
- the kdsA gene encoding 3-deoxy-8-phosphooctulonate synthase translates to MHTINIGDIKIGAGQPLALLAGPCVIEGLERSLKIGREIKAITQRLGIPYIFKASFDKANRSSYAGFRGPGLEEGLEILKAIKDELQVPIVSDIHCSSQIEKASKILDVLQIPAFLCRQTDLLYAAAKTGKTINVKKGQFMAPKDMKNVIEKLREGDNENIMLTERGVSFGYNNLVVDMRSFPIMRSFGYPVVFDATHSVQLPGGAGTKSAGNREYVEYLLRAAVGVGVDALFMEVHDNPEEALCDGPNMVYLDKLEDILKDAIAIDQVVRRHK, encoded by the coding sequence TTGCATACAATTAACATTGGTGATATAAAAATTGGGGCTGGACAACCACTAGCTCTATTGGCAGGGCCTTGTGTAATAGAAGGGTTAGAACGCAGTCTGAAAATTGGTCGTGAAATCAAGGCTATAACACAGAGATTAGGGATTCCCTATATTTTTAAAGCTTCTTTTGATAAAGCAAATCGTTCTTCGTATGCTGGTTTTCGCGGACCGGGCTTAGAGGAAGGTTTAGAAATATTAAAAGCAATAAAAGACGAATTACAAGTACCGATTGTCAGTGATATCCATTGTTCATCACAAATTGAAAAAGCGTCAAAAATTTTGGATGTGCTGCAGATTCCGGCATTTCTTTGCCGTCAAACGGATTTACTTTATGCAGCAGCGAAAACTGGGAAAACGATCAATGTAAAGAAGGGGCAGTTCATGGCCCCAAAAGATATGAAAAATGTGATAGAGAAACTCCGTGAGGGTGATAACGAAAACATTATGCTTACGGAACGTGGTGTAAGTTTTGGTTATAATAATCTTGTCGTAGATATGCGAAGTTTTCCGATTATGCGTTCTTTTGGCTATCCGGTCGTTTTTGATGCAACGCATAGTGTACAGCTTCCGGGAGGTGCAGGGACAAAATCTGCTGGAAATCGTGAATATGTTGAATATTTATTACGGGCTGCAGTTGGTGTTGGTGTGGACGCTCTATTTATGGAAGTGCATGATAATCCTGAAGAAGCGCTTTGTGATGGCCCGAATATGGTATATTTGGACAAACTAGAAGATATATTAAAAGATGCAATTGCAATTGATCAAGTGGTTCGCAGACATAAATAA
- a CDS encoding KdsC family phosphatase — translation MHFMDRAGRVKVIIFDVDGVLTSGKLNFSKNGELFKNFDVYDGMGISLLHNAGIKTAIITGRKSDIVMIRSQELKITDVYQGNNDKIYALKDLQKKYHLQLDEIAYVGDDLLDLPVLVQVGFACSVNNAVQEVKNMVHYVSRANGGNGAVREISELILKAQNKWDDIIASYINRDSIEEIQQ, via the coding sequence ATGCATTTTATGGATAGAGCCGGTAGGGTAAAAGTTATTATTTTTGATGTAGACGGTGTTTTGACGAGCGGTAAATTGAATTTTAGCAAAAATGGGGAACTGTTTAAAAATTTTGATGTATATGATGGAATGGGAATTTCTTTATTGCATAATGCAGGAATTAAAACAGCGATTATTACGGGAAGAAAATCTGATATTGTTATGATTCGCAGTCAAGAGTTGAAAATTACGGATGTGTATCAAGGCAATAACGATAAAATTTATGCACTCAAAGATTTGCAAAAAAAGTATCATTTGCAGTTAGATGAAATCGCTTATGTTGGTGATGATTTATTGGATCTGCCTGTATTGGTTCAAGTTGGTTTTGCTTGTTCCGTTAATAATGCAGTACAAGAAGTCAAAAATATGGTACACTATGTTTCTAGAGCCAATGGTGGAAATGGCGCGGTGAGAGAAATCTCAGAACTGATCTTAAAAGCACAAAATAAATGGGATGATATTATTGCTTCCTATATTAACCGAGACTCGATCGAAGAAATTCAGCAATAA
- the lptC gene encoding LPS export ABC transporter periplasmic protein LptC — translation MNKQIIGLILAVCIAVIGVLYWAFSEEIHVPDQDKKVEEPPVTMSYQGNTLSEEKDGKKIWDLTAETIEIETNTKNAILKNIQGIFYQENGQTVTLTAPQALYDHKTKDITMQGEVMAKSSDGATFQAKTVIWQSQNQIFQGEGNVIVTRDDTVLTGDKIESDAGVVKVKVAGNAHIIKGGVTQ, via the coding sequence ATGAATAAACAAATCATAGGTTTAATCCTAGCAGTTTGTATTGCTGTTATAGGTGTATTATATTGGGCTTTTTCCGAAGAGATTCATGTACCAGACCAAGATAAAAAGGTTGAAGAGCCTCCAGTTACCATGTCTTATCAAGGGAATACCTTAAGTGAAGAGAAAGACGGTAAAAAGATTTGGGATTTAACAGCTGAAACCATTGAGATTGAAACAAATACAAAAAACGCAATTTTAAAAAATATCCAGGGGATTTTTTATCAAGAGAATGGACAAACAGTTACATTAACAGCACCACAAGCTTTGTATGATCATAAGACAAAAGATATTACCATGCAAGGAGAAGTGATGGCAAAGAGCAGTGATGGTGCAACATTTCAAGCAAAAACTGTTATTTGGCAAAGTCAAAATCAGATATTTCAGGGAGAAGGAAATGTTATTGTGACCCGTGATGATACGGTGCTGACTGGCGATAAAATAGAGAGTGATGCAGGCGTTGTTAAAGTAAAAGTAGCCGGAAATGCACATATTATAAAAGGAGGTGTGACTCAATGA
- a CDS encoding RuvC family protein yields MPTQVIAIDPGREKCGIAVVEQSKKVLYQEVIFTIDLENKIKTLLEKYKIEKILLGNGTSSDTAKQQVEKSTTPSDVKIELVEEYRTTDAAKIRYWQSHPPRGLRRLIPTGMQVPPVPVDDYVAVILAERYYGSKKHV; encoded by the coding sequence ATGCCAACCCAAGTGATTGCTATTGATCCGGGCAGAGAAAAATGCGGAATTGCAGTTGTTGAACAAAGCAAAAAAGTTTTATATCAAGAAGTTATTTTTACAATAGATTTAGAAAATAAAATAAAAACACTACTCGAAAAATATAAAATAGAAAAAATTCTTTTAGGAAATGGAACCTCCAGTGATACAGCCAAGCAGCAAGTGGAAAAAAGTACTACACCTTCAGATGTTAAGATTGAACTCGTAGAAGAATATCGGACAACGGATGCCGCAAAAATTCGTTATTGGCAAAGTCATCCGCCACGTGGTTTAAGACGTTTGATTCCTACGGGGATGCAAGTTCCACCGGTACCAGTAGATGATTATGTAGCTGTTATTTTAGCCGAACGTTATTACGGAAGTAAAAAGCACGTTTAG
- a CDS encoding LptF/LptG family permease, with the protein MRILDQYIMKELIGTFIFGIFAFSSVFIGSSTLFRIAQYVTQYGASVQAVIQLFIYSLPGIIVLTFPMSMLLAALLAFGRLSASSEITAMKSGGISFYRIAMPVFVVALFVSIFAILFNEHVVPKANQAYNNIVFYEIQGNTAPKSQEHLVLKEITGGEIERLTYARRYDADTTAMYGVSVQEFEKGKLVRVQNAERAEWTADHWTMYTGILNELSEEGNVQRTLKFTQQILPIKQNPKQLVREQKDPDEMTMRELRYQIKALKAQAVSTNKLESELYKRITIPFASFVFALVGVPLGLQPNRTSSSIGFGLSIIVIFIYYSVMTVFSALGQGGTMPPLIAAWIPNILGTLVGIILIRKAAR; encoded by the coding sequence ATGCGGATTTTAGATCAGTATATTATGAAGGAATTAATCGGAACTTTTATTTTTGGTATCTTTGCTTTCTCCAGTGTTTTCATTGGGTCTAGTACCTTATTTCGGATTGCACAATATGTTACGCAATATGGTGCTTCCGTTCAAGCTGTAATTCAATTGTTTATTTATAGTCTGCCAGGCATCATCGTACTGACATTTCCAATGTCTATGCTGCTGGCAGCTTTACTCGCTTTTGGGAGATTATCCGCATCCAGTGAAATTACAGCGATGAAATCAGGCGGAATCAGCTTTTATCGCATTGCTATGCCGGTTTTTGTCGTTGCACTTTTTGTTAGTATCTTTGCAATTTTATTTAATGAACATGTCGTTCCTAAGGCAAATCAGGCCTATAATAATATTGTATTTTACGAAATTCAAGGTAATACTGCACCAAAATCGCAGGAACATCTGGTCTTAAAAGAGATTACGGGCGGTGAGATAGAAAGACTCACCTACGCACGTCGTTATGATGCAGATACCACTGCAATGTATGGTGTATCTGTGCAGGAATTTGAAAAGGGAAAACTCGTTCGCGTTCAAAATGCTGAAAGAGCAGAATGGACTGCGGATCATTGGACGATGTACACGGGAATTCTAAATGAACTATCTGAAGAAGGAAATGTACAGCGTACTTTAAAGTTTACGCAGCAAATCTTGCCAATCAAGCAAAACCCTAAGCAATTGGTGAGAGAACAAAAAGATCCTGATGAAATGACAATGCGTGAGCTGCGTTATCAAATTAAAGCTTTGAAAGCGCAAGCGGTATCCACCAATAAACTTGAATCCGAGTTATATAAGAGAATTACCATTCCGTTTGCAAGTTTTGTGTTTGCTTTAGTTGGTGTACCGCTAGGCCTGCAGCCAAATCGGACGAGTTCTTCTATTGGTTTTGGTCTTAGCATCATTGTTATTTTTATCTATTATTCAGTTATGACAGTTTTTAGTGCGCTAGGACAAGGCGGAACGATGCCGCCGCTTATTGCAGCTTGGATACCAAATATTTTGGGAACGTTGGTTGGCATTATTTTAATCCGCAAAGCTGCACGATAA
- the kdsB gene encoding 3-deoxy-manno-octulosonate cytidylyltransferase has protein sequence MKILCVIPARYASTRLPGKPLADIAGKPMIQRVYERASLAKKPTEVLVATDHEAVFQTVENFHGHVMMTSANHTNGTDRLAEVARKYTDVDVIINVQGDEPLIEPSIIDELATAFDDETLQMATVMTPMQEEEKNNPNAVKVVTDLNGYALYFSRSLMPYPRNDHQVPVYKHIGIYAYRREFLLKYAAMEPTPLERTESLEQLRVLENGYKIKVLKTDFCFVGVDTKDDLLLVNEIYEKLEAKK, from the coding sequence ATGAAAATTTTATGTGTGATACCAGCAAGATATGCTTCAACGAGATTACCAGGCAAACCTTTGGCGGATATTGCCGGAAAACCAATGATTCAGCGTGTTTATGAACGCGCAAGTTTAGCAAAAAAGCCTACGGAAGTTTTGGTAGCGACAGACCATGAAGCTGTGTTTCAAACGGTAGAAAACTTCCATGGACATGTTATGATGACATCCGCGAATCATACGAATGGTACAGATCGTTTGGCGGAAGTTGCGAGAAAATATACAGATGTAGATGTGATCATCAATGTACAGGGGGATGAACCTCTGATTGAACCAAGTATTATTGACGAATTGGCAACTGCATTTGATGATGAAACATTGCAAATGGCAACCGTTATGACGCCGATGCAGGAAGAAGAGAAGAATAACCCAAATGCGGTAAAAGTTGTTACGGATTTAAATGGCTATGCCTTATATTTTTCCCGTTCTCTTATGCCATATCCACGCAATGATCATCAAGTTCCTGTTTATAAGCATATTGGCATTTATGCGTATCGTCGTGAGTTTTTGCTGAAATATGCAGCTATGGAACCAACGCCACTTGAACGTACAGAGTCTTTAGAGCAGCTTCGTGTTTTAGAAAATGGCTATAAAATTAAAGTATTAAAAACGGATTTTTGCTTTGTCGGTGTAGATACAAAAGATGATTTACTCTTAGTAAATGAAATCTATGAAAAGCTTGAAGCAAAAAAATAG
- a CDS encoding porin produces MAVTTALTVAFAVPAFANPFADVEQGHWAYDAVEVLAKDGVIEGYGDGTFQGDKTITRYEMAQMVAKAMHKDLDGDQKATVEKLAKEFSSELKDMGIAVDEVKAEQERAKITGDARIRYGATDNSSDDTDFRARIGVTGKINDDLTFNTRLSSGNISYNGESDGIKLDTANVGFHALGLENTIGRQDVLVGTGMILDDKINGIQSEIGGLKVFAGNQTSEKDRLYGAELQSGIFNLNYIKADAQATDGTDKEFYGANASFDLVKNVSLNAEYNKEDNSGDDAIAYGVNFNKLGLSATYKDVEAGAVTNYSNNSGDISNVSFFNEGYKGMEYKYTREVADNTTLTLKYQDFKNQAGDKNQDRTAAYLNVKF; encoded by the coding sequence ATGGCAGTTACGACTGCACTTACAGTAGCGTTTGCAGTACCTGCATTTGCAAATCCATTTGCTGATGTTGAACAAGGACACTGGGCATATGATGCAGTAGAAGTACTTGCAAAAGATGGAGTAATTGAAGGCTATGGCGATGGCACTTTCCAAGGAGATAAAACAATTACTCGTTATGAAATGGCACAAATGGTAGCAAAAGCTATGCACAAAGATTTAGATGGTGATCAAAAAGCAACAGTAGAAAAATTAGCAAAAGAATTTTCCAGTGAATTAAAAGATATGGGTATTGCAGTTGATGAAGTAAAAGCAGAACAAGAACGTGCAAAAATTACTGGTGACGCTCGTATTCGTTACGGTGCTACCGATAATAGCAGCGATGATACTGATTTCAGAGCACGTATTGGTGTTACAGGTAAAATTAACGATGATTTAACATTCAACACTCGTTTATCCAGTGGTAACATTTCTTACAATGGCGAGTCTGATGGTATCAAATTAGATACTGCAAATGTAGGTTTCCATGCACTTGGCTTAGAAAACACAATTGGTCGTCAAGATGTTCTTGTAGGTACTGGTATGATTTTAGACGATAAAATCAATGGTATCCAATCTGAAATTGGTGGCTTAAAAGTATTTGCTGGTAACCAAACAAGTGAAAAAGATCGTTTATATGGTGCTGAATTACAAAGTGGTATCTTTAACTTGAACTATATCAAAGCTGATGCACAAGCAACTGATGGTACAGACAAAGAATTCTATGGTGCAAATGCATCCTTTGACTTAGTGAAAAATGTTAGCTTAAATGCAGAATACAACAAAGAAGATAATTCCGGTGATGATGCAATCGCTTACGGCGTAAACTTCAACAAACTTGGCTTATCTGCAACTTATAAAGATGTTGAAGCTGGCGCAGTTACAAACTACTCCAACAATTCTGGTGATATCAGTAATGTATCTTTCTTCAATGAAGGCTACAAAGGTATGGAATACAAATATACAAGAGAAGTTGCTGACAACACAACTTTAACTCTTAAATACCAAGACTTCAAAAACCAAGCTGGCGACAAAAACCAAGATCGTACAGCAGCTTATCTAAACGTAAAATTCTAA
- a CDS encoding lysophospholipid acyltransferase family protein, giving the protein MQYRVLKFISWVLCLLPHRVLLWLGKILGGIYYQIAAKQRKRAIKQMMESLQVSEEKAKKICLDSFINIGRTFLEIMYMPNLKRHNFTEYMEIEHMDRFKNALAEGHGVVILTAHIGNWEWLSAALTFSDIPLTAIIKRQPNDQHTVLLNEYREMVGVEVFSRGTTELVGAAKALKKGKTLGFLADQDAGPSGAFIDFLGKPASTPLGPAVFAKRFKSPVIPCFIVRKPDGKHKVIIHEPLYYQDHGNEEQDLYDFTVKMTRILETTIREHPTQWLWFQKRWNTTPDMKKQKQRHTTKEQVEHE; this is encoded by the coding sequence ATGCAATATAGAGTTTTAAAATTTATCAGTTGGGTATTGTGTTTATTGCCACATCGTGTATTGTTGTGGCTCGGCAAAATCTTAGGTGGGATATATTATCAGATTGCTGCAAAACAACGTAAGCGGGCGATCAAACAAATGATGGAAAGCTTGCAAGTTTCTGAAGAGAAAGCAAAAAAGATTTGTTTAGATTCTTTCATTAATATTGGCAGAACATTTCTTGAAATTATGTATATGCCGAATTTAAAGCGGCATAATTTTACGGAGTATATGGAAATAGAACATATGGATCGCTTTAAAAATGCATTGGCTGAAGGACACGGTGTTGTTATTTTAACTGCACATATTGGTAATTGGGAGTGGTTATCGGCTGCACTTACCTTTTCGGATATTCCGCTTACGGCAATTATCAAGCGTCAACCAAATGATCAGCATACCGTTCTTTTAAATGAATATCGTGAAATGGTCGGTGTCGAAGTATTTTCACGCGGAACGACAGAACTTGTTGGAGCAGCAAAGGCGTTGAAAAAGGGCAAGACGCTGGGATTTCTTGCCGATCAGGATGCAGGCCCAAGCGGGGCATTTATTGATTTTTTAGGGAAACCAGCTTCAACTCCTCTGGGACCAGCTGTTTTTGCGAAACGATTTAAGTCTCCTGTAATTCCGTGTTTTATTGTTCGCAAACCTGACGGAAAGCATAAAGTGATCATTCATGAGCCATTATACTATCAAGATCATGGCAATGAAGAACAAGATCTTTATGATTTCACGGTGAAGATGACGCGTATTCTCGAAACTACCATTCGCGAACATCCGACACAATGGCTTTGGTTTCAAAAACGCTGGAATACAACACCCGATATGAAGAAACAAAAACAAAGACATACCACGAAGGAACAGGTGGAACATGAATAA
- the lptB gene encoding LPS export ABC transporter ATP-binding protein has protein sequence MFIEAKNLIKTYKKRNVVDGVSLKVEKGEIVGLLGPNGAGKTTTFYMIVGLEQPTSGKVFISNDDVTRMPMYQRSTYGIGYLAQEASIFRKLTVEKNLMAILETTPLSKKDRENKMQSLLKEFHVEHVRQRKGTELSGGERRRVEIARCLATDPSFILLDEPFAGVDPIAVSDIQAIIAYLRKRGIGILITDHNVRETLSIVDRAYILNQGKILLEGDSDTIANSEIAKKFYLGENFSL, from the coding sequence ATGTTTATAGAAGCAAAAAATCTCATAAAAACTTATAAAAAACGAAATGTAGTTGATGGTGTTTCTTTAAAGGTCGAAAAAGGAGAAATTGTTGGTTTGCTTGGACCGAACGGAGCAGGAAAAACAACAACCTTTTATATGATTGTCGGATTGGAACAACCTACATCTGGCAAGGTGTTTATTTCGAATGATGATGTAACCCGTATGCCGATGTACCAAAGATCAACGTATGGTATTGGATATCTTGCGCAGGAGGCATCCATCTTTCGTAAACTGACGGTCGAGAAAAATCTCATGGCGATTTTAGAAACGACGCCATTGTCGAAAAAAGACCGCGAGAATAAAATGCAGAGCCTGTTGAAAGAGTTTCATGTTGAGCATGTCCGGCAGCGAAAAGGAACGGAATTATCCGGCGGGGAAAGACGGCGGGTAGAAATTGCACGGTGTTTAGCGACAGATCCAAGTTTTATTTTACTCGATGAGCCATTTGCCGGGGTAGATCCGATTGCGGTATCGGATATTCAAGCAATTATTGCGTATTTGCGTAAACGCGGTATTGGCATTTTAATCACAGACCATAATGTACGTGAGACACTTAGCATTGTGGATCGTGCTTATATTTTAAACCAAGGTAAAATATTGTTAGAAGGCGATAGCGATACCATAGCCAACAGTGAAATAGCCAAGAAGTTCTATTTAGGTGAAAACTTTAGTTTATAG